The following are encoded together in the Anoplopoma fimbria isolate UVic2021 breed Golden Eagle Sablefish chromosome 13, Afim_UVic_2022, whole genome shotgun sequence genome:
- the rhbdd3 gene encoding rhomboid domain-containing protein 3, with product MLNRILSVWFWFGSDRPGFCLGTCALTTLMFLMYAGGIQASLSVGPGGDFPRLRDVFLYALSHDEPSSLMVSAALLLLVGPSQERRWGTVAFLGLSILTMTILPLLYTLVLFVGGAEASRICGYSAIQLALFAAQCRQVAQRRLLRCLPVWFLPWLLLLVGLLLLPGTPALLHFCTIFIGHNYQQPLIGMLQELEELRVLDFIPDWVYVRSSARLRLPTCITSQRSRSLSQMMPADQAAAPPMRDQLNHHPWVDAEPAWIMNETAALSEAEVLEEQMLRAGILASLQDAPDNPDAKVEVPKSSVSSLRLQQLEKMGFPTEKAVVALAASKQLDGAISLLIDDSVGEQAVMVSKGKSPMLPPSI from the exons ATGCTCAATCGCATATTGTCAGTATGGTTTTGGTTTGGATCGGATCGCCCTGGATTCTGTCTGGGAACATGTGCATTGACAACACTCATGTTTCTGATGTATGCTGGGGGCATCCAGGCAAGTCTCAGCGTCGGTCCAGGTGGAGACTTCCCGAGGCTCAGAG ATGTGTTCCTGTATGCACTCAGTCACGATGAGCCGTCCTCTCTGATGGTCAGTGCTGCCCTGCTGCTGTTGGTCGGAcctagtcaggagcgtcgctgGGGAACAGTCGCCTTTCTCGGCCTCTCCATCCTGACAATGACCATACTACCTCTTCTTTACACCCTGGTCCTCTTTGTCGGTGGCGCTGAGGCGAGTCGGATCTGTGGTTACTCCGCCATCCAGCTGGCCCTGTTTGCAGCTCAGTGTCGTCAGGTGGCTCAGAGGAGGCTGCTGAGGTGTTTGCCGGTCTGGTTTCTCCCCTGGCTCCTTCTGCTGGtgggtctgctgctgctgcccgggACACCTGCCCTGCTTCACTTCTGCACAATATTCATCGGACACAACT ATCAACAGCCCCTCATTGGGATGTtacaggagctggaggagctcagGGTCTTGGACTTCATTCCTGATTGGGTGTATGTTCGCTCTTCAGCCAGGTTGAGATTGCCCACCTGCATTACCTCACAGAG ATCTAGATCACTTTCTCAGATGATGCCTGCAGATCAGGCAGCTGCTCCCCCCATGAGGGATCAATTGAACCACCACCCATGGGTGGATGCAGAGCCTGCCTGGATAATGAATGAGACAGCTGCACTGTCTGAGGCTGAGGTACTGGAGGAACAGATGCTAAGAGCAGGAATACTGGCCTCGTTACAGGATGCTCCTGACAACCCTGATGCAAAAGTGGAGGTGCCCAAATCCTCAGTTTCCTCTCTGCG ACTCCAGCAGCTAGAGAAGATGGGCTTCCCCACAGAGAAAGCTGTAGTGGCGTTGGCAGCCTCTAAACAGCTAGATGGCGCCATTTCTTTGCTCATTGACGACAGCGTCGGAGAGCAGGCTGTGATGGTTTCAAAAGGGAAGAGCCCTATGCTGCCACCGAGCATCTAG